One part of the Nostoc sp. PCC 7120 = FACHB-418 genome encodes these proteins:
- the smc gene encoding chromosome segregation protein SMC: MVHIKRVELTNFKSFGGTTSVPLLSGFTVVSGPNGSGKSNILDALLFCLGLASSKGMRADRLPDLVNNTQTAKSRSAVEAVVTVTFDLSDLVDASDQFLSVSDDAELSQNEAPTVNGNGHRATEWSVTRKLRVTHQGSYTSNYYINGVSATQTELHEELERLRIYPEGYNVVLQGDVTSIISMKGKERREIIDELAGVATFDRKIHQAKGTLDEVKDKEDSCKIIESELTLQRDRLSQDRAKAERYQKLRTEFLEKQCWEAVLSWRSLQAQQEKLVTDIQAGDRHYGELTTQLASLNTEISQKTAELEQLNAHVKAMGEEELLAVQSTLATQEAERKQLQRQQTELDTALQETTKRLAQTQHDIQQHQQGLGELAQAQDLERQSIVYCQQQRDEAQQALEKSREAAAEIASASEAWVQQQTALNRQIEAVLQTLEPQRTEQAQLRERNNQLQQLIGEQTELIAGLEPQLAEKQADCERIETEFNSSGEPIQDLAQNLAATEQELQIQQDTQKRLLQEQRDKQRQLDRIEAQAQAQQEVQGTQASKVIIQSGMPGVCGLVVHLGRVEPKFQLALEIAAGARLGHIVVEDDGIAAAGIELLKQKRAGRATFLPLNKIQSHKFTQDATLRLANGFVNYAVNLVDCDRRYKDIFNYVFGNTVVFANLEAARKNLGLYRIVTLDGELLETSGAMTGGSSNQRSSLRFGNTEAAESDEAIGLKQRLADIDRILNRCGDAIANLVIKTKQLSQELTETRQARREQQLQLEQLRKDIQSLTAQLTGTRSQLTQNTEKFTTAQSRLEILDRDLPGQESQLQQLRHTLAELEASQTPSEWQQIQATIKTQEQQIQQRETAFREAEQRLKNLENQQQRLQERIQEAQQRITEYQTQQTTCTEAINRVSQQTTTINAQITQTRAKLSELEQHLGAEKQKRDTIEQEVRSHLLRQQQLEWEIQKLEETQLKRREDLTALQSQLQELVPELPNPLPEVPDKVDLEELQKELRSLAKRLQAMEPVNMLALEEYERTQKRLEELSQKLQTLEGERTELLLRIENFTTLRQIAFKEAFDAVNENFQSIFATLSDGDGYLQLDNPEDPFNSGLNLVAHPKGKPVQRLASMSGGEKSLTALSFIFALQRYRPSPFYAFDEVDMFLDGANVERLSRMIKQQAQQAQFIVVSLRRPMIESAERTIGVTQARGAYTQVLGIKLSSSNTSA, from the coding sequence ATGGTGCATATTAAGCGCGTAGAACTTACCAATTTCAAATCCTTCGGCGGTACGACCTCTGTCCCATTGCTGTCGGGGTTCACTGTCGTATCTGGGCCTAATGGTTCGGGTAAGTCTAATATTTTGGATGCGCTGTTGTTTTGTTTGGGACTAGCCAGTTCTAAGGGGATGCGGGCAGACCGCTTACCCGATTTGGTTAATAATACTCAAACGGCGAAAAGTCGCTCGGCTGTGGAAGCTGTGGTGACGGTGACATTTGATTTATCGGATTTGGTGGATGCGAGTGATCAGTTTTTATCTGTCAGTGATGATGCAGAATTATCTCAGAATGAAGCGCCTACAGTAAATGGGAATGGTCACAGAGCTACAGAATGGAGTGTGACTAGGAAATTGCGGGTGACGCATCAGGGTAGTTATACCTCGAATTACTACATCAATGGGGTTTCGGCGACGCAGACAGAGTTACATGAGGAGTTGGAGCGGCTGCGGATTTACCCTGAAGGTTATAACGTGGTGTTGCAAGGGGATGTCACCAGTATTATCTCCATGAAGGGTAAGGAACGGCGAGAAATTATTGATGAGTTGGCGGGGGTGGCGACTTTTGATAGGAAGATTCATCAAGCCAAGGGAACTTTAGATGAGGTCAAGGATAAGGAAGATAGTTGTAAGATTATTGAGTCTGAGTTAACTTTACAACGCGATCGCCTTTCCCAAGACAGAGCAAAGGCGGAGAGGTATCAAAAGTTACGCACAGAGTTTTTAGAAAAGCAATGTTGGGAAGCGGTATTATCTTGGCGTTCCCTACAAGCACAGCAAGAGAAGTTAGTTACAGATATTCAAGCAGGCGATCGCCATTATGGCGAACTGACAACTCAGCTTGCAAGCTTAAATACAGAAATTTCTCAAAAAACGGCTGAACTCGAACAGCTAAATGCTCATGTGAAAGCAATGGGGGAGGAGGAACTGCTGGCGGTACAGTCTACCTTAGCTACCCAAGAAGCGGAACGGAAGCAACTCCAGCGTCAGCAAACGGAGTTAGACACGGCTTTGCAAGAAACTACCAAACGTTTGGCGCAAACTCAGCATGATATTCAACAGCATCAGCAAGGTTTGGGTGAACTGGCGCAAGCACAGGATTTAGAAAGACAATCGATTGTTTATTGTCAGCAGCAACGGGATGAAGCACAACAAGCTTTGGAAAAGTCCCGCGAAGCCGCAGCAGAAATAGCTTCAGCGTCGGAAGCATGGGTACAGCAACAAACGGCGTTGAACCGTCAAATTGAGGCTGTGTTGCAAACTTTGGAGCCGCAACGCACAGAACAAGCGCAACTGAGGGAACGGAATAATCAGTTACAGCAGTTAATTGGGGAACAAACCGAGTTAATTGCTGGATTAGAACCGCAATTAGCTGAGAAACAAGCCGATTGTGAACGCATAGAAACAGAATTTAACTCCTCTGGCGAACCCATCCAAGATTTAGCCCAAAATCTTGCAGCCACAGAACAGGAATTACAAATCCAGCAAGATACCCAAAAGCGGCTATTACAAGAACAACGGGACAAACAACGTCAGCTAGATAGAATTGAGGCGCAAGCACAAGCACAGCAAGAGGTACAAGGAACCCAAGCCAGTAAAGTGATTATCCAGTCGGGAATGCCTGGGGTATGCGGCTTGGTGGTACATTTGGGACGGGTAGAACCCAAGTTTCAATTAGCGTTAGAAATTGCGGCTGGGGCGCGGCTGGGACACATTGTGGTAGAAGATGATGGTATAGCAGCCGCCGGAATTGAACTACTCAAACAAAAACGGGCTGGGAGAGCGACGTTTTTACCGTTAAATAAAATTCAGTCTCACAAATTTACCCAGGATGCGACGCTGCGTTTAGCTAATGGTTTTGTTAACTATGCCGTGAATTTGGTAGACTGCGATCGCCGTTATAAAGACATCTTCAATTACGTTTTTGGTAATACTGTCGTCTTCGCCAACCTGGAAGCAGCGCGGAAAAATCTCGGCTTATATCGCATCGTTACTTTGGATGGAGAACTACTAGAAACCAGTGGCGCGATGACTGGGGGAAGTAGTAACCAGCGTTCCTCCCTCCGGTTTGGGAATACAGAAGCCGCAGAATCAGATGAAGCCATTGGCTTAAAACAGCGTTTAGCCGATATTGATCGGATTTTAAACCGTTGTGGTGATGCGATCGCTAATTTAGTCATCAAAACCAAACAACTATCCCAAGAACTCACTGAAACTCGACAAGCACGGCGAGAACAGCAGTTACAGTTGGAACAGTTGCGAAAAGATATTCAGAGTTTAACAGCCCAGTTGACAGGGACGCGATCGCAACTCACCCAAAACACCGAGAAATTTACCACAGCCCAATCTCGCCTGGAGATTTTAGATAGGGACTTACCAGGACAAGAAAGCCAATTACAACAACTACGCCACACCCTAGCCGAGTTAGAAGCCTCCCAAACCCCCAGCGAATGGCAACAAATTCAGGCGACAATTAAAACCCAAGAACAACAAATACAACAACGGGAAACCGCCTTTAGGGAAGCCGAACAACGCTTAAAAAATCTAGAAAATCAACAACAGCGTTTACAAGAACGCATCCAAGAAGCCCAACAGCGCATCACCGAATATCAAACCCAACAAACCACTTGTACAGAAGCGATTAATCGCGTCTCTCAACAAACCACAACCATAAACGCACAAATCACCCAAACCCGCGCCAAACTCAGCGAACTTGAACAACACCTCGGCGCAGAAAAACAAAAACGCGACACAATTGAACAAGAAGTGCGATCGCACCTCCTGCGTCAGCAACAATTAGAATGGGAAATTCAAAAACTGGAAGAAACCCAACTTAAACGCCGGGAAGACTTAACCGCCTTACAAAGCCAGTTACAGGAACTAGTCCCAGAACTACCCAACCCTTTGCCAGAAGTCCCAGACAAGGTAGACTTAGAAGAATTGCAGAAAGAATTGCGATCGCTCGCCAAACGCCTCCAAGCAATGGAACCTGTGAATATGCTGGCGTTGGAAGAATACGAACGTACCCAAAAGCGCCTAGAAGAACTATCCCAAAAATTACAGACCTTAGAAGGAGAACGCACCGAACTACTCCTACGCATTGAAAACTTCACCACCTTGCGCCAAATCGCCTTTAAAGAAGCCTTCGACGCTGTAAATGAAAATTTCCAATCAATCTTCGCCACCCTTTCCGACGGCGACGGCTACCTGCAATTAGATAACCCAGAAGATCCCTTTAACAGTGGCTTGAACTTAGTCGCCCACCCCAAAGGTAAACCAGTCCAAAGACTCGCCTCCATGTCCGGTGGTGAAAAATCCCTCACCGCCTTAAGCTTTATCTTCGCCTTGCAACGCTACCGCCCCTCGCCATTTTACGCCTTTGATGAAGTAGATATGTTCCTCGATGGGGCAAACGTAGAGCGATTATCAAGAATGATTAAACAACAAGCCCAGCAGGCACAATTCATAGTTGTGAGTTTGCGCCGTCCGATGATAGAATCAGCCGAACGCACAATCGGCGTTACTCAAGCACGAGGAGCTTATACTCAAGTTTTGGGAATTAAGTTATCATCCTCGAATACATCTGCTTGA
- a CDS encoding PRC-barrel domain-containing protein translates to MTSEQIIRRSDILNTQVITRDNGKRLGIVSQVWVDIDQREVVALGLRDSLISISGLPRYMYLSSIHQYGDVILVDNEDVIEDIEVEALSNLINWEVITETGEVLGRVRGFRFEAETGKLNTIVIASLGVPQIPDQFLSTYEISIEEVVSTGPNRLIVFEGAEERVNQLTVGVLERLGIGKAPWERDTEEEYGYSAPRAVAPSNQLPSGVPLQPPKPKVRTPEPVAEEEWTEDYIEEERPQRQVMKARQYESIQYEEDEEDNWSEATGRDRYQPPSQPYSKPYTEDYDDYDDDVESDAWEDVPPQPVNIPKKVKERQPEYEEEGGY, encoded by the coding sequence ATGACCTCTGAACAAATAATTAGGCGTTCCGACATATTAAATACGCAGGTAATTACCCGCGACAACGGCAAACGGTTAGGAATCGTCAGTCAAGTTTGGGTGGATATTGATCAAAGAGAGGTTGTGGCTCTTGGTTTGCGAGACAGCCTGATCTCTATCTCTGGTCTGCCCCGCTATATGTACCTTAGCAGCATCCACCAATATGGCGATGTCATCTTAGTTGATAACGAAGATGTCATCGAAGATATTGAAGTTGAAGCCCTCAGTAACTTGATTAACTGGGAAGTAATCACCGAAACAGGCGAAGTTTTAGGTAGAGTGCGGGGTTTCCGATTTGAAGCCGAAACAGGTAAACTCAACACCATAGTCATCGCCTCCTTGGGAGTTCCCCAAATTCCCGACCAGTTTTTAAGCACCTACGAAATATCCATAGAAGAAGTAGTCAGCACCGGCCCCAACAGGTTGATTGTCTTTGAAGGAGCCGAAGAACGGGTAAATCAGTTAACAGTCGGTGTTCTCGAACGCCTGGGTATTGGTAAAGCACCTTGGGAACGGGATACAGAAGAAGAATATGGTTATTCCGCACCCCGCGCTGTCGCACCATCAAATCAGCTACCTAGCGGCGTACCCTTACAGCCACCCAAACCCAAAGTCCGCACCCCCGAACCCGTAGCCGAGGAAGAATGGACTGAAGATTACATCGAAGAAGAAAGACCACAGCGCCAAGTCATGAAGGCGCGACAATACGAGTCAATTCAATACGAAGAAGACGAAGAAGACAACTGGAGTGAAGCCACGGGTAGAGACAGATATCAGCCCCCGTCTCAACCCTACAGCAAACCATACACCGAAGATTACGACGATTATGATGACGATGTAGAAAGTGATGCGTGGGAAGACGTACCACCCCAACCAGTAAATATTCCCAAGAAAGTCAAAGAAAGACAACCAGAATACGAAGAAGAAGGCGGATATTAA
- a CDS encoding EF-hand domain-containing protein gives MATEQELQSLFNTLDRDQDGKISINELFLSPGLSAVISSETNTNSPQELLVQYDSDQDGSITFEELKKAVKKASNLT, from the coding sequence ATGGCAACCGAGCAAGAGCTTCAATCTCTTTTTAATACCTTAGATCGTGATCAAGACGGCAAAATCTCCATTAATGAGCTTTTTTTAAGCCCTGGTTTAAGTGCAGTCATCTCATCAGAAACGAATACCAATAGCCCCCAAGAGTTGCTAGTACAGTATGATTCAGACCAAGACGGTAGTATTACCTTTGAAGAGTTAAAGAAAGCAGTTAAGAAAGCAAGTAATTTAACCTAG
- the uvrB gene encoding excinuclease ABC subunit UvrB: MTEFGLQAPFSPTGDQPSAIAQLVASIEGGNRYQTLLGATGTGKTFSIAAVIEKIGRPTLVLAHNKTLAAQLCNELREFFPNNAVEYFVSYYDYYQPEAYIPVTDTYIEKTAAINDEIDMLRHSATRSLFERRDVIVVASISCIYGLGIPAEYLKAAIPLQIGMEVNQREILRDLASVQYSRNDVEMGRGRFRVRGDVLEIGPAYEDRIIRVEFFGDEIDAIRYIDPVTGEIINSLQAVNIYPARHFVTPEERLEVACEDIAYELKQRKAELEETGKLVEAQRIDQRTRYDLEMLREVGYCNGVENYSRHLAGRQAGEPPESLIDYFPKDWLLVIDESHVTVPQIRGMYNGDQARKKVLIEHGFRLPSAADNRPLKAEEFWQKVNQCIFVSATPGNWELEISENRIVEQVIRPTGVIDPEISVRPTEGQIDDLLGEIKDRIDLHERVLITTLTKRMAEDLTEYLQEHGVKVRYLHSEINSIQRIEILQDLRQGSFDVLVGVNLLREGLDLPEVSLVAIMDADKEGFLRAERSLIQTIGRAARHIRGQAILYADNMTDSMIKAIEETDRRRGIQVAYNKLHGITPQPIVKKSSNAILSFLEVSRRLNATDLKVVEEHIDELPLEEIPNLIDKLEAQMKEASKKLEFEEAAKLRDRIKQLRDKLVGR, encoded by the coding sequence ATGACAGAATTTGGTCTGCAAGCTCCCTTTAGTCCGACAGGTGATCAACCAAGCGCGATCGCCCAGTTAGTTGCTAGCATCGAAGGAGGTAACCGTTACCAAACCTTATTAGGTGCTACGGGAACAGGTAAGACATTTTCCATCGCCGCAGTGATTGAGAAAATTGGGAGACCAACGCTAGTTCTGGCGCATAATAAAACCTTGGCCGCGCAACTATGTAATGAATTGCGCGAGTTCTTTCCCAACAACGCTGTTGAGTATTTCGTCAGTTATTACGATTACTATCAACCAGAAGCCTATATTCCCGTTACCGATACGTATATTGAAAAAACGGCGGCGATTAACGATGAGATTGATATGTTACGACATTCAGCCACGCGATCGCTATTCGAGCGTCGTGATGTGATTGTTGTGGCTTCTATTAGCTGTATTTACGGTTTGGGAATCCCCGCCGAATACCTTAAAGCCGCTATTCCTCTGCAAATTGGGATGGAAGTAAATCAACGGGAGATTTTGCGGGATTTAGCCTCTGTACAATACAGCCGCAACGATGTAGAAATGGGAAGGGGACGTTTCCGCGTCCGGGGTGATGTATTAGAAATCGGCCCCGCTTACGAAGACAGGATTATTCGGGTAGAATTTTTTGGCGATGAAATTGACGCAATTCGCTACATTGACCCCGTGACAGGGGAAATTATCAACAGTTTACAAGCAGTAAATATCTATCCTGCGCGTCACTTTGTCACCCCAGAGGAACGTTTAGAGGTAGCTTGCGAAGATATCGCCTATGAATTAAAACAGCGCAAAGCAGAATTAGAAGAAACTGGCAAATTGGTAGAAGCGCAACGCATCGACCAACGCACCCGTTACGATTTAGAAATGCTGCGGGAAGTGGGTTATTGCAACGGCGTAGAAAACTATTCTCGCCATTTAGCAGGTAGACAAGCGGGGGAACCACCAGAAAGTTTAATTGATTATTTCCCGAAAGATTGGTTGTTAGTCATTGACGAATCTCACGTTACAGTCCCGCAAATTCGCGGAATGTATAACGGCGACCAAGCTAGGAAGAAAGTATTAATTGAGCATGGATTTAGGCTTCCTAGTGCTGCTGATAACCGTCCTTTAAAAGCAGAGGAATTTTGGCAAAAAGTTAACCAGTGTATTTTTGTTTCTGCTACCCCAGGAAATTGGGAATTAGAGATTTCCGAAAATCGCATAGTTGAGCAAGTCATTCGCCCTACAGGCGTAATTGATCCAGAAATTTCCGTTCGTCCCACAGAAGGACAAATTGATGATTTGTTAGGAGAAATTAAAGATAGAATCGACCTCCATGAAAGGGTATTGATTACCACTTTAACTAAGCGGATGGCGGAAGATTTAACAGAATATCTGCAAGAACACGGCGTGAAAGTGCGGTATTTACATTCAGAAATTAATTCTATTCAACGGATTGAAATATTGCAGGATTTACGCCAAGGTAGCTTTGATGTGTTGGTGGGTGTGAACCTACTACGGGAAGGTTTAGATTTACCTGAAGTTTCCCTAGTAGCGATTATGGATGCCGATAAAGAAGGTTTCTTACGCGCGGAACGTTCTTTAATTCAAACCATTGGGAGAGCAGCACGACACATCAGAGGACAAGCAATTTTATATGCTGATAATATGACAGATAGCATGATTAAAGCTATTGAAGAAACAGACAGACGGCGCGGTATTCAGGTTGCATATAATAAGCTGCATGGAATTACACCACAACCGATTGTCAAAAAATCGAGTAATGCAATTTTGTCTTTCTTGGAAGTGTCTCGACGGTTGAATGCAACAGACTTAAAAGTTGTTGAAGAACATATTGATGAATTGCCGTTAGAGGAGATTCCTAACTTGATTGACAAATTAGAAGCACAGATGAAAGAAGCATCGAAAAAACTGGAATTTGAAGAGGCGGCAAAATTGCGCGATCGCATCAAGCAATTGCGCGATAAATTAGTAGGCAGATAA